Genomic segment of Methanobacterium sp.:
TTAAAATTTCACTTTCCGGTTGCACTAGTTGTTGTGCTGAATCTGCAGTTCGAGATATTGGTCTTATTGGAACTCCTAAAGGTTGGAATCTCTTAGTGGGTGGAACTTGCGGACTACAAGTCAGGAAAGGTGATTTATTAATAAAGGATCTGTCTGATGACCAAGTTATTGAGTATGTTGGGAAGATACTGGATTATTATAAGAAGAATGGCACAGGAAAAAGATTAGGCCGGTTTATTGATATTATAGGATTTAACAAGTTTTCCGGGGAAATTTTAGGTTAATATTACTCAAGTTTGACAAATATTCCCCTAATAGAGAAAACACTCTATTTTTTTTAACTTTTAATAGTTTCACACTACATCTTATACATTAATTGGAAATCATTCTGTAACTCAAGGAGAAACCTTACAAAAACACGAAAACAAAAAAAATACTTGCAACCATAAAAAACCCCTATTTTTACTTTTTTTAGCAAAGAATTTTTTCAATAGGAATTTCCTTTGTTTATGAAACAGAATATCATTAATTTCTAAATAATATTTATTGGCAATCTTTTTTTAACATTTCATGAAACTTTACTCACTTAAAAAAATGATTGTGTATTATACCACAATCTCACCAGTATTGATTTTCTTTGCAGTGTCATAAGCATCATATATTCCATAAATCCAGAGAATAGGTGTAGTAATAATCCCTATTAAGACCAAAATTAATAAAGCAGATATGATGTATGCTACCATTAGGCCTAACCCTTTTCCTATTTCTCCATTGTAAATTTGTCCTAAACCAACCCATAAAGCAGAAAGCACTGCAGCTAAACCTGGACTTTTAATTTCATGACTTTGTGCTGGATGAAATGGTACATAATGTTGCCTAACCCCACATTTAGGACATATTTCTGCTTTAGCATCAATTTGAGCACCACAATTTGAACAATATTTAGTTTCATTCATCTATATTACCTCCCAATAATAGCAGATCGTATGGAAGATTATATAAATTATCGCAAATTCATGAAATTCACATCTACCTTAAAGACATAGACATTTACAATCACTGTCTATTAGAAATTGTTTTCTAAGCGTACCTAGATTTCTCACAACCATTATATTTTTTTTGGATAATTCCTGGTTTACAACTGCTTTTTCATATCCTAAACGTATATAATCGCTTAAAATCATGAATCCTACATTATTTTTCTTTCAAACCCAAGTTATAATTTCAATTAACGAGTTTAGAGTCTTAGATTTTTCTTCTTTCAGGGAAGGATTTTTCTTCTTGTTTTTCATATTTTATTAACTATTTGACAATTAATTACGTAAAATACATTTTAATTTTAACATTATAAGAATTTTTGGGCTTCTAAACCGTTAAAATTATGTAGAAGTACTTACATATATTTGTTTGGTGACAATAATGAAGCATCACTTAAATTACAGCAAAGAAGACTTGAAATATATCTTGTTAGAGAAAATATTTAAAATTATCAGTTCTCACATCCATTCGTTGTGAGTTTGCTGAAATCGTTCAGCAATTCTCGAAAATCAAAAACCATAATTGCTTCTAAAAGTGTTAAAAACACCAATACGATAATTTTATCAATTAAAATACTATTTACTGCTATTTTTTTCAATACAACCATTGAATTTGTAGCACCTGAGCTTAAAAGAGATAAAAAGTTGCAGAAATACTTCCAAATCAATGAAGTGCCAGTGCACTTCAAATTTCAGAATTCATCTCGCGATTCCATCTTGATACATTCGTTAAAATCACAAACAGCATATTAATGCAAACTAAACCAATTAAAAGATGTGGAAAGACGAACATTTATTGTTGATGCAACGTTTGTTGATTTAGATTACAATACTAAACGTAAACACCGATCTAAAGAATACCTCGAAAAACGCAATCTAAAATGGAGTTACACGTCCCCTAGGGATTTTACATGGATTTAAAGCAATATAATCATGGAATATGTAAAAAAGAAGATAAAAATTAGTATGGATTTTTAAATTAAAAAAGATAGATAAGAGTAGGAATTGCTCATTTTCTGAATAAAGATGATTAAGGCTTGATATCAGTTGAAAGTCTGGAGTTGAGATGATATGGGTTTATAAGCAGTATGAAACCATTTTAATTATTTTTCCAAAGTGAACAATTTCTTTTTACTGTGATAAAGTATTCTTTTTTTTACACGAAATGTTAGATTTATTGAATCTGAATATTGGGTTTAATAAACAATATATAATTGTAGTTTCATATTCATATTTTTACTTTAGCATACCCAAAATTTATAAAATAAT
This window contains:
- a CDS encoding zinc ribbon domain-containing protein, with product MNETKYCSNCGAQIDAKAEICPKCGVRQHYVPFHPAQSHEIKSPGLAAVLSALWVGLGQIYNGEIGKGLGLMVAYIISALLILVLIGIITTPILWIYGIYDAYDTAKKINTGEIVV